CAACGACCGTTTCGACCGCGGCGTGTCGAATTTGCCGGTGACAGCGCCGATGCGGCGCTCTACCGGGAGCATTTCGATTGCGACGTGATCATCGCCGCCGGCAGAAACGGCATGCTCATCAGCCACGAGGATCTTCAGGCGCCATTGCCGCTGGCCAATCCGTTCACCCAGAAGACCTGCGCGAGTCTGTGCCAGAAGCTGTGCGACAGTCTGGACGACGTCAGCGGCTCGCTGGCAAGACAGGTGTTGCAGGTGCTGATGAGCCACTCCGGTCGCATCAATCCGGCCCGCGACGTTGCCGGTTGGCTGGGAATCTCGGAGCGCTCGTTACATCGCCGGTTGGCGCAGGAAGGCTACAGTTTTCGCATCCTGGATGAGCGGGTCCGCAGACAACTGGCGGAGCATCTGCTGTCTGACAGTTCATTGGGGCTGGAGAGTATCGCCCACCAGCTTGGTTACGCCGAGGCCGCCAGCTTTTCCCGCGCATTCAAGCGCTGGACCGGCCTGCCGCCGCTTGACTGGCGGCGGCGCCGGGCAGCGGGCTTCAACCCGCTGATCGATGTGCTGACGGCGCGCAGCGGGGCGCTCGGTCATGCTTGAAGTGCGCGGCGTACGCAAGGCGTATGACAGTCCCCAGGGGCGGGTGCAGGTGCTTGATGGCGTCGACCTCGATCTCGGGCCGGGCGAATCGCTGGCATTGATGGGCGAGTCGGGCAGTGGCAAAAGTACGCTACTGCATCTCATCGCCGGGCTGGATCGAGCCGACGCCGGTTCAATCTGCCTGGATGGTGTTGACGTCTCCACACTCGGTGAAGGCAGTCGAGCCCGCTACCGGCGCGAGGACGTAGGTGTGGTGTTCCAGCAGTTCAATCTGGTTCCCTCCCTGACTGTGGCGGAGAATCTCGCGTTGCAGGCGCGGCTGGCAAGGCGGCTGGATCCTGCGTGGCAGGCGCACCTCACCACAGCGCTGGGGCTTGAGGATCTGCTCGAGCGTCTACCTGAACAACTGTCCGGCGGTCAGCAGCAACGGGTCGCGGTGGGGCGAGCACTGGCGCTGCGGCCGAAACTGCTGCTGGCCGACGAGCCGACCGGCAATCTGGATGAAGCAACCGCTGAACAGGTGCTGGCGCTGTTGCTCGCGCGGGTCGCAGAGTCCGGCTCGGCCTTGCTGATGGTGACCCACAGCAACAGTCTGGCTGCACGGCTGCAGCACCAGCTCAAGCTGTCCCGCGGTACCGTGGTCCGCGCATGATTCGCCGTATCGGCTGGGTGCTGGTCACGGTGTTCAGCCACTGGCGGCGACACCCTCTGCAGCTTGCCTGTCTGGTCGTCGGGCTGTGGCTGGCCACCGCGCTGTGGAGCGGCGTGCAGGCGCTGAACCAGCAGGCGAGAGACAGCTATGACCGGGCGGCGCAGCTGTTCGGCGGCCAGACCGGGCAGGTGCTGGTCAGCCCCGGCGGGCAGCCGTTCGATCAGACCGCCTACATATCGCTGCGGCGACTCGGCTGGCCGGT
Above is a window of Halopseudomonas nanhaiensis DNA encoding:
- a CDS encoding AraC family transcriptional regulator, which translates into the protein MWRQRRDSTNVLYLLRVAQELDVDGETCLRSTGLRREALDDAEHTHELWQELAVIRNLVAVRPEAGVGLRVGRLYHLTSLGLLGYTMLASRTLSEAIRVSGRFRPLSLSICPVRVEEGPEGLAMLFDDSVLPVDARGLVVERGLAAWTALFGELLQRPFRPRRVEFAGDSADAALYREHFDCDVIIAAGRNGMLISHEDLQAPLPLANPFTQKTCASLCQKLCDSLDDVSGSLARQVLQVLMSHSGRINPARDVAGWLGISERSLHRRLAQEGYSFRILDERVRRQLAEHLLSDSSLGLESIAHQLGYAEAASFSRAFKRWTGLPPLDWRRRRAAGFNPLIDVLTARSGALGHA
- a CDS encoding ABC transporter ATP-binding protein, whose product is MLEVRGVRKAYDSPQGRVQVLDGVDLDLGPGESLALMGESGSGKSTLLHLIAGLDRADAGSICLDGVDVSTLGEGSRARYRREDVGVVFQQFNLVPSLTVAENLALQARLARRLDPAWQAHLTTALGLEDLLERLPEQLSGGQQQRVAVGRALALRPKLLLADEPTGNLDEATAEQVLALLLARVAESGSALLMVTHSNSLAARLQHQLKLSRGTVVRA